The Rhodococcus sp. B50 DNA window GACCGACAGGTCGATCTGCCCGGTCAACCCGTAGACCTCGGTGACCTCGGGGATGCGGCCGAGTTCGTCGACGACCTCGTCGAGGCGGTGCTGGTCGACTCGGGTGGCCACGTAGGCGGCGAGCGGATAGCCCAGGCTCACGGGATCGACCCGCCGCTCGAACGATGCGAGCACGCCCTCGGCTTCCCACCGGGCCAGGCGCGCCTGGACGGTGTTGCGCGACAACCCGAGACGCTGCGCCAACTCCACTCCCGTGGCCCGGGGCGTGCGTGCGAGTTCGAGCAGTAGACGCGCATCGGTCGCATCCAGACTGGTCATTCTTCGCAGTCTGCCAGCATTGGGCGTCGTTGAACCGTGCTTTCTGCACGGTTGCGACCAGATCGATTGCGCATACGCGACGCATCCGGATGATGTGAGGTACGGCACACATCATCCGTTCGTGCCTCACGAGGGCACGCCGGATCCGCACCGACGAGGTGATCCGATGGTTGTACCGACCGCCTATCCGGTCCAGTTGATCCAGCCCGACGGGCGACGCGTCCTCGACACCGAGTACGGCCCACTCGTCGCCGACATCGGCCCCGACGAACTGCGCGGGCTCTATCGCGACATGGTCGTCGCACGACGCCTCGACGCGGAGGCGACGGCCCTCCAACGGCAGGGTGAGCTCGGCCTCTGGGCACCGCTCCAGGGCCAGGAAGCCGCCCAGGTCGGTTCCGCCCGGGCACTCGCGCCCGACGACTACGTCTTCACCAGCTACCGCGAGCACGCTGTCGCGTGGTGTCGCGGCGTCGATCCCGCCGACATGACACGCCTGTGGCGCGGGTGCGGGCTGTCGGGGTGGGATCCGCAGTCGGTGGCCACCACCAATCCGGCGATCGTCGTCGGCGCCCAGGGCCTGCACGCCACCGGTTACGCGATGGGCGCGAAACTCGACGGAGCCGAGATCGCCACCGTCGTGTACTTCGGCGACGGTGCCACGAGCCAGGGCGACCTCTCGGAGGCCCTCGTGTTCTCCGTCAGCTGGGGTGTCGGCGTGGTGTTCATCTGCCAGAACAACCATTGGGCGATCAGCGTGCCCACCCACGTACAGAGTCCTGTCCCCCTCGCCCGGCGCGCCGCCGGGTTCGGGATGCCGGCCGTGCAGGTCGACGGCAACGACGTCCTCGCAGTCCTCGCGGTGACCCGCCGCGCCGTCCGCCATGCCCGCGACGGAGCCGGACCGTTCTTCGTCGAAGCTCTCACCTACCGCATGGGCCCGCACACGACCTCCGACGACCCCACCCGTTACCGCACACCCGCCGACCTCGAGGAGTGGAAGGCACGCGACCCCATCGATCGGTTGCGCCGGCTACTCGAACGCGAACGGCACGTCGACGAGAACTTCTTCGACGAGGTCCGGACGGTCGCCGACGAGGCCGCCATGCAGCTGCGGCGCGGCGCGCTCGCAATGCCCGACCCCGAACCCGCTGCACTGTTCGACCACGTCTATACGACGGAGCATCCGCTCATCGAACAGGAACGTGCCGACTACGCCCGGTATCTGGCGAGTTTCGGCCCCGCGGACGAGGAGGCACGACGATGACCACCACGACGATGACACTCGGCGGTGCCCTCAACGCCGGACTCCGCCGCGCGCTCGAGCACGATCCCAAGGTCGTCATCATGGGCGAGGACGTCGGCACCCTCGGCGGCGTCTTCCGCATCACCGACACCCTGCAGAAGGATTTCGGTGAGGGACGCGTGATCGACACGCCCCTCGCCGAATCCGGGATCGTGGGAACGGCATTCGGGATGGCGCTGCGCGGCTACCGGCCGGTGTGCGAGATCCAGTTCGACGGCTTCGTCTACCCCGCCTTCGATCAGATCGTCTCGCAGGTCGCGAAGATCCACTACCGCACGGCCGGGACCGTGGTGGCGCCGCTGACCGTCCGCATCCCCTACGG harbors:
- a CDS encoding Lrp/AsnC family transcriptional regulator encodes the protein MTSLDATDARLLLELARTPRATGVELAQRLGLSRNTVQARLARWEAEGVLASFERRVDPVSLGYPLAAYVATRVDQHRLDEVVDELGRIPEVTEVYGLTGQIDLSVKVVARDADDLYRLAGRILKIRGVERTDMSLVMQELVPQRTAPLLARAAGRNEDEAN
- the pdhA gene encoding pyruvate dehydrogenase (acetyl-transferring) E1 component subunit alpha; translated protein: MVVPTAYPVQLIQPDGRRVLDTEYGPLVADIGPDELRGLYRDMVVARRLDAEATALQRQGELGLWAPLQGQEAAQVGSARALAPDDYVFTSYREHAVAWCRGVDPADMTRLWRGCGLSGWDPQSVATTNPAIVVGAQGLHATGYAMGAKLDGAEIATVVYFGDGATSQGDLSEALVFSVSWGVGVVFICQNNHWAISVPTHVQSPVPLARRAAGFGMPAVQVDGNDVLAVLAVTRRAVRHARDGAGPFFVEALTYRMGPHTTSDDPTRYRTPADLEEWKARDPIDRLRRLLERERHVDENFFDEVRTVADEAAMQLRRGALAMPDPEPAALFDHVYTTEHPLIEQERADYARYLASFGPADEEARR